Proteins from a genomic interval of Clostridium sp. M62/1:
- the rplX gene encoding 50S ribosomal protein L24, with translation MHKIKKGDLVKIITGKDKDKTGKILAVNTKKNTVTVEGCNMVTKHTKPSAQNQQGGIVHQEGPVDISNVMLVVDGKATRVGFEVRDGKKVRVAKATGKVID, from the coding sequence GTGCATAAAATCAAAAAAGGTGATCTGGTAAAGATTATCACAGGTAAAGATAAAGACAAGACCGGCAAAATTCTCGCCGTAAATACAAAGAAGAATACCGTAACTGTTGAGGGATGCAACATGGTTACAAAGCACACAAAGCCAAGCGCTCAGAACCAGCAGGGCGGCATCGTTCATCAGGAAGGTCCGGTTGACATTTCCAACGTTATGCTTGTTGTTGACGGCAAGGCTACAAGAGTTGGCTTTGAGGTAAGAGACGGCAAGAAAGTCCGCGTTGCAAAGGCTACCGGCAAGGTAATCGACTAA
- the rplE gene encoding 50S ribosomal protein L5 encodes MARLKEIYQSEIVDAMMKKFGYKNIMEVPKLDKIVVNMGVGEAKENAKVLDSAVRDMEIITGQKAVLTKAKKSVANFKIREGMAIGCKVTLRGEKMYEFADRLINLALPRVRDFRGVNPNAFDGRGNYALGIKEQLIFPEIEYDKVDKVRGMDIIFVTTAKTDEEARELLTLFNMPFAK; translated from the coding sequence GTGGCTAGATTAAAAGAGATTTATCAGAGCGAAATCGTAGACGCTATGATGAAGAAATTCGGATACAAGAATATCATGGAAGTGCCGAAGTTAGACAAGATTGTTGTCAACATGGGTGTTGGCGAGGCTAAGGAAAACGCTAAGGTTCTGGACTCCGCAGTAAGAGATATGGAAATCATCACAGGACAGAAGGCAGTTTTAACAAAGGCTAAGAAGTCTGTGGCTAACTTCAAGATCAGAGAGGGTATGGCTATCGGATGCAAGGTTACTCTTCGCGGAGAGAAGATGTATGAGTTTGCTGACCGTTTAATCAACCTGGCTCTGCCGCGAGTACGTGACTTCCGCGGTGTAAATCCTAACGCATTTGATGGAAGAGGAAACTATGCGCTCGGAATCAAGGAGCAGCTGATTTTCCCGGAGATCGAGTATGATAAGGTTGATAAGGTAAGAGGTATGGACATCATCTTCGTTACAACCGCTAAGACAGACGAGGAAGCTCGTGAACTGTTAACCTTATTCAACATGCCGTTTGCGAAATAA
- a CDS encoding type Z 30S ribosomal protein S14, producing the protein MAKTSMKIKQQRPAKFSTREYNRCRICGRPHAYLRKYGICRICFRELAYKGEIPGVKKASW; encoded by the coding sequence ATGGCTAAGACTTCAATGAAGATTAAACAGCAGCGTCCGGCAAAATTCTCCACAAGAGAGTACAACCGCTGCAGAATTTGTGGCCGTCCACACGCATATTTAAGAAAATACGGCATCTGCCGTATCTGCTTCCGCGAGTTAGCTTACAAGGGCGAAATCCCGGGAGTAAAGAAGGCAAGCTGGTAG
- the rpsH gene encoding 30S ribosomal protein S8 has translation MTMSDPIADMLTRIRNANTAKHDTVDVPSSKMKLAIADILVREGYIKKYDIVEDNGFNTIRIELKYGKDKNEKIISGIKRISKPGLRVYANTEDMPKVLGGLGIAIVSTNQGVITDKEARRLGVGGEVLAFVW, from the coding sequence ATGACAATGAGCGATCCGATTGCAGATATGCTTACCAGAATCCGTAATGCAAACACTGCTAAGCACGATACAGTAGATGTTCCGTCTTCCAAGATGAAGTTAGCTATCGCTGACATCCTTGTAAGAGAGGGATATATTAAGAAATATGACATCGTTGAGGACAACGGTTTCAACACCATCCGCATCGAGTTAAAATACGGAAAGGACAAAAACGAGAAGATCATTTCCGGTATCAAGAGAATCTCCAAGCCAGGTCTCCGTGTTTACGCTAACACAGAGGATATGCCGAAGGTACTCGGCGGCCTTGGAATCGCCATCGTTTCCACAAACCAGGGCGTTATCACAGACAAAGAGGCAAGACGCTTAGGAGTAGGCGGCGAGGTCCTCGCATTTGTTTGGTAG
- the rplF gene encoding 50S ribosomal protein L6: MSRIGRMPVAIPAGVTVTIAENNVVTVKGPKGTLERALPVEMSIKEEDGQIVVTRPNDLKKMKSLHGLTRTLINNMIHGVTEGYEKVLEINGVGYRAAKQGKKLTLSLGYSHPVEMEDPEGIETVLDGQNKIIVKGISKEKVGQYAAEIRDKRRPEPYKGKGIKYADEVIRRKVGKTGKK, translated from the coding sequence ATGTCACGTATCGGAAGAATGCCAGTTGCGATTCCGGCAGGTGTAACTGTTACAATCGCAGAGAACAATGTAGTGACTGTAAAAGGTCCAAAGGGAACACTTGAGAGAGCGTTACCAGTAGAAATGTCCATCAAGGAAGAGGACGGACAGATCGTCGTTACAAGACCGAACGACTTAAAGAAGATGAAATCTTTACACGGCCTTACAAGAACCTTAATCAACAACATGATCCACGGCGTAACAGAGGGATATGAGAAGGTTCTCGAGATCAACGGTGTTGGTTACAGGGCAGCTAAGCAGGGCAAGAAGCTCACATTAAGCCTTGGATACTCTCATCCGGTAGAGATGGAGGATCCGGAGGGAATTGAGACAGTTCTCGACGGACAGAACAAGATCATCGTTAAGGGTATCAGCAAAGAGAAGGTTGGCCAGTACGCAGCCGAGATCAGAGACAAGAGAAGACCTGAGCCGTACAAGGGCAAGGGAATCAAGTACGCTGACGAGGTAATCAGACGCAAAGTTGGTAAGACAGGTAAGAAATAA
- the rplR gene encoding 50S ribosomal protein L18, whose translation MVSKQSRSEIREKKHARLRNRFSGTAERPRLAVFRSNNHMYAQIIDDTVGNTLVAASTAEKAVKAELAKTNNVEAAAYVGTVIAKRALEKGIKTVVFDRGGFIYQGKVQALADAAREAGLEF comes from the coding sequence ATGGTTAGCAAACAGTCAAGAAGCGAAATTCGCGAGAAAAAGCACGCTAGATTACGCAATCGTTTCTCCGGTACAGCCGAGAGACCGCGTTTAGCAGTGTTCAGAAGCAATAATCATATGTATGCTCAGATCATTGATGATACAGTTGGCAATACTTTAGTTGCTGCTTCCACAGCAGAGAAGGCAGTTAAGGCCGAGCTTGCTAAGACAAACAACGTAGAGGCTGCCGCTTATGTTGGTACTGTAATCGCAAAGAGAGCATTAGAGAAGGGTATCAAAACAGTTGTCTTTGACAGAGGCGGATTTATTTATCAGGGTAAAGTTCAGGCATTAGCAGACGCAGCTCGTGAGGCTGGTCTGGAATTCTAG
- the rpsE gene encoding 30S ribosomal protein S5: MKRTIIDPTQFELEDKVVAIKRVSKTVKGGRTMRFSALVVVGDKNGHVGAGLGKAAEVPEAIRKGKEAAAKNLVAVPFDENNSIPHDFLGKFGSANVLLKKAPEGTGIIAGGPARSVLELAGYKNIRTKSLGSNNKTNVVLATLTGLCALKTPEEVAKLRGKSVEEILN, encoded by the coding sequence ATGAAACGTACAATCATTGATCCTACCCAGTTCGAGTTAGAAGATAAGGTAGTGGCAATCAAACGCGTATCCAAGACTGTCAAGGGCGGACGTACAATGAGATTCTCCGCATTAGTAGTAGTTGGTGACAAGAACGGCCACGTAGGTGCCGGCCTTGGAAAGGCCGCTGAGGTTCCGGAAGCTATCCGCAAGGGTAAGGAGGCCGCAGCAAAGAACCTTGTAGCAGTTCCGTTTGATGAGAATAACAGCATTCCGCACGATTTCCTTGGAAAATTCGGAAGCGCTAACGTGCTTTTAAAGAAGGCTCCTGAAGGTACTGGTATCATCGCCGGAGGTCCGGCACGTTCCGTACTGGAGCTTGCAGGATATAAAAATATCCGTACAAAATCCTTAGGTTCCAACAACAAGACAAATGTTGTTTTAGCTACTTTAACAGGATTATGCGCATTAAAGACTCCGGAAGAGGTTGCAAAGCTCCGCGGTAAATCTGTAGAAGAGATTCTGAACTAA
- the rpmD gene encoding 50S ribosomal protein L30 → MAQTLKITLVKSPIGAVPKQRATVEALGLNKLHKTVEMPDNGAVRGMIQSVRHLVKVEEN, encoded by the coding sequence ATGGCACAGACATTAAAGATCACATTAGTAAAATCCCCTATCGGTGCTGTTCCGAAGCAGAGAGCAACTGTTGAAGCATTAGGCTTAAACAAACTTCACAAGACAGTTGAGATGCCGGACAACGGCGCTGTTAGAGGCATGATTCAGAGTGTTAGACACTTAGTAAAAGTTGAAGAGAACTAA
- the rplO gene encoding 50S ribosomal protein L15, whose product MELSNLKPAVGSKHSDSFRRGRGHGSGNGKTAGKGHKGQKARSGATRPGFEGGQMPLYRRLPKRGFTNRNGKDIIGINVSALERFENDTVVTVETLIEAGIVKNPRDGVKILGNGELTKKLTVKVDAVSEGAKAKIEAVGGTCEVI is encoded by the coding sequence ATGGAATTATCCAACTTAAAGCCAGCTGTAGGTTCTAAGCACAGCGACAGCTTCAGAAGAGGCCGTGGCCATGGCTCAGGAAACGGAAAGACTGCTGGTAAAGGACATAAAGGACAGAAGGCACGTTCCGGAGCTACAAGACCGGGATTTGAAGGCGGTCAGATGCCTTTATACAGACGTCTTCCTAAGAGAGGCTTCACAAACAGAAACGGTAAGGACATTATCGGCATCAATGTAAGCGCTCTTGAGAGATTTGAGAATGACACAGTAGTGACAGTAGAGACATTAATCGAAGCAGGTATCGTTAAGAATCCGCGCGACGGCGTTAAGATTCTCGGAAACGGCGAGCTCACAAAGAAGCTCACTGTAAAAGTAGATGCAGTAAGTGAAGGAGCAAAGGCCAAGATCGAGGCTGTTGGCGGAACCTGCGAGGTGATCTAG
- the secY gene encoding preprotein translocase subunit SecY gives MLKTLQNAFRVKEVRQKLLFTFAMLVVIRIGSQLPIPGVKTDFFAELFSGQSNDAFGFFNTITGGSFTNLSVFALSITPYITSSIIMQLLTIAIPKLEEMQRDGEEGRKKIQEYTRYLTVGLALMQSAAMAIGFGGQGLLLEFTAPSVIVTIAAMTAGSAMLMWIGERITEHGVGNGISIVLLFNILSTIPSDMISLYERFVQGRPIGAAVVSVVIIVAIIAAIVVFVIILQDAKRIIPVQYSKKMQGRKMVGGQSANIPLKVNTAGVIPVIFASSLMSFPVVISEFLKVDPLSVPGHILRALNSSSWFRPEAPIYSVGVLIYIGLVVVFAYFYTSITFNPLEIANNMKKAGGFIPGIRPGKPTSDYLSGILTYIIFIGACGLVIVCLIPIIASGVFNINRLSFGGTSLIIIAGVILETIKAIEAQLLVRNYRGFLND, from the coding sequence ATGTTAAAAACACTCCAGAACGCTTTTAGAGTGAAGGAGGTAAGGCAGAAGCTGCTCTTTACATTTGCGATGTTAGTTGTGATCCGTATCGGTTCTCAGCTTCCCATTCCGGGCGTAAAGACGGATTTCTTTGCCGAGCTGTTTTCAGGACAGTCTAACGATGCATTTGGTTTCTTCAATACGATTACCGGAGGTTCCTTCACGAACCTCTCGGTATTCGCTTTGAGCATCACACCATATATCACATCTTCCATTATCATGCAGCTTCTCACCATTGCGATTCCAAAACTGGAGGAGATGCAGCGTGACGGGGAAGAGGGCAGAAAGAAAATTCAGGAATACACCCGCTATCTGACAGTCGGACTTGCCCTGATGCAGTCAGCAGCCATGGCAATCGGCTTCGGAGGCCAGGGATTGCTTCTGGAGTTCACAGCGCCGAGCGTCATCGTGACGATTGCGGCCATGACCGCCGGAAGCGCCATGCTCATGTGGATTGGTGAGCGTATTACAGAGCACGGCGTAGGGAACGGTATCTCTATAGTCCTTCTCTTTAATATCCTCTCCACGATTCCAAGTGACATGATTTCTCTGTACGAGCGCTTCGTTCAGGGAAGGCCCATCGGTGCTGCGGTTGTATCTGTGGTCATCATTGTGGCTATTATCGCTGCCATCGTGGTATTTGTTATTATTCTTCAGGATGCTAAGAGAATTATCCCGGTACAGTATTCAAAGAAGATGCAGGGCAGAAAGATGGTTGGCGGCCAGTCCGCAAACATCCCTCTGAAGGTAAACACAGCCGGCGTTATCCCGGTTATCTTTGCATCCTCTCTGATGAGCTTCCCGGTTGTCATCTCCGAGTTCCTGAAGGTTGATCCGCTCTCTGTACCGGGCCATATTTTAAGGGCCTTAAATTCCAGCTCCTGGTTCCGTCCGGAGGCTCCGATTTATTCAGTGGGCGTGTTAATCTACATCGGACTGGTCGTAGTGTTTGCGTACTTCTACACATCCATTACCTTCAATCCGCTGGAGATTGCAAACAATATGAAAAAGGCCGGCGGCTTCATCCCGGGCATCCGTCCCGGAAAACCGACGTCCGATTATCTGTCAGGCATTCTGACCTATATTATCTTCATCGGTGCCTGCGGTCTGGTAATTGTATGCCTGATCCCGATCATCGCATCCGGTGTGTTCAATATCAACAGACTGTCCTTCGGCGGTACGTCCCTGATCATCATCGCGGGCGTAATCCTGGAGACAATCAAGGCAATAGAGGCTCAGCTGCTTGTAAGAAATTACAGAGGCTTTTTGAACGACTAA
- a CDS encoding adenylate kinase codes for MKIIMLGAPGAGKGTQAKRIAEKYGIPHISTGDIFRANIKEGTELGMKAKEFMDQGLLVPDEVTIGMLLDRIKKEDCVNGYVLDGFPRTIPQAESLTKALEEMGQKIDYAVDVDVPDENIVSRMSGRRACITCGATYHVQFAPPKAEGICDKCGAELVLRDDDKPETVQKRLAVYHEQTQPLIDYYRRAGVLVSVDGTQSMDQVFESIVKIFG; via the coding sequence ATGAAGATTATCATGTTAGGCGCACCAGGGGCGGGAAAAGGAACACAGGCTAAGAGGATTGCCGAGAAATACGGGATTCCTCACATTTCCACCGGAGATATCTTCAGAGCGAATATCAAGGAGGGAACAGAGCTTGGTATGAAGGCGAAGGAGTTCATGGATCAGGGACTTCTGGTTCCGGATGAGGTGACAATCGGAATGCTCCTCGACAGAATCAAGAAGGAGGACTGCGTGAACGGTTATGTGCTGGACGGCTTCCCGAGGACCATTCCTCAGGCAGAGAGCCTGACAAAGGCTCTGGAGGAGATGGGACAGAAGATTGACTATGCAGTTGATGTGGATGTACCGGATGAGAACATCGTATCGAGAATGAGCGGGCGCAGGGCCTGCATTACCTGCGGCGCCACCTACCATGTACAGTTTGCTCCGCCTAAGGCAGAGGGAATCTGCGACAAGTGCGGCGCAGAGCTGGTTCTCAGGGACGACGACAAGCCGGAGACTGTGCAGAAGCGCCTGGCGGTTTACCACGAGCAGACACAGCCGTTAATCGACTACTACAGGAGGGCAGGCGTCCTCGTTTCTGTAGACGGCACACAGAGTATGGATCAGGTATTCGAGAGCATTGTAAAAATTTTCGGATAA
- the map gene encoding type I methionyl aminopeptidase — protein sequence MAVTIKSPREIELMREAGRILAITHEELAKALRPGMSTLDIDRLGEEIIRSYGCIPSFKNYNGYPASICVSVNDEVVHGIPHKDHIIDEGDIVSLDAGVIYRGYHSDAARTHGIGEISPEARKLIEVTRQSFFEGIKFAKPGNHLNDISTAIQAYAESFGYGVVRDLVGHGIGSHLHEDPEIPNFRRRRKGILLQPGMTLAIEPMINEGSYEVVWLDDDWTVVTDDGSLSAHYENTILITEDEPEILSLR from the coding sequence ATGGCAGTGACCATCAAATCTCCCAGGGAGATTGAACTGATGAGGGAGGCGGGAAGGATTCTCGCCATCACCCACGAGGAGCTTGCAAAGGCTCTCAGGCCGGGCATGTCAACCCTTGACATTGACCGGCTGGGAGAGGAAATTATCCGCAGCTACGGCTGCATCCCCTCCTTCAAGAACTATAACGGCTATCCGGCTTCCATCTGCGTGTCGGTCAATGACGAGGTGGTGCATGGAATCCCCCACAAGGATCACATCATCGACGAGGGCGACATTGTCAGCCTGGATGCGGGAGTGATTTACAGGGGATACCACTCCGACGCAGCCAGGACCCACGGCATCGGGGAGATAAGCCCGGAGGCCAGGAAGCTGATTGAGGTGACAAGGCAGAGCTTTTTTGAGGGCATCAAGTTTGCGAAGCCGGGCAATCACCTGAACGACATTTCCACAGCGATTCAGGCCTATGCCGAGAGCTTTGGATATGGAGTAGTCCGGGATCTGGTAGGACACGGGATCGGCTCCCACCTGCACGAGGATCCGGAGATCCCCAATTTCAGAAGGCGCAGGAAGGGAATTCTTCTGCAGCCAGGCATGACTCTGGCCATCGAGCCGATGATTAACGAGGGCTCCTATGAGGTTGTGTGGCTGGACGATGACTGGACCGTGGTGACAGATGACGGTTCTCTTTCAGCTCACTATGAAAACACAATCCTGATAACCGAGGATGAGCCGGAGATCTTATCTCTGCGCTGA
- a CDS encoding KOW domain-containing RNA-binding protein — MAEYKVGSLVRSLAGHDKDSFFIITEETPEYVYLSDGKLRPVEKPKKKKKKHVQPTHFSEAGLTEAILAGRPTVNEEIRLFIRNWKKEREI, encoded by the coding sequence ATGGCAGAATATAAAGTCGGAAGCCTTGTCCGCTCCCTTGCGGGACATGACAAGGACAGCTTTTTTATCATAACAGAGGAAACACCGGAATACGTTTACCTGTCGGACGGAAAGCTGCGCCCTGTGGAAAAGCCGAAGAAAAAGAAGAAAAAACATGTGCAGCCGACACATTTTTCAGAGGCAGGGCTCACAGAGGCAATTCTTGCCGGACGTCCCACAGTAAATGAGGAAATCCGCCTCTTTATCAGAAACTGGAAAAAAGAGAGAGAAATTTAG
- the infA gene encoding translation initiation factor IF-1, which produces MSKADVIEIEGTVVEKLPNAMFQVELENGHKVLATISGKLRMNYIRILPGDRVTLEMSPYDLSKGRIIWRDK; this is translated from the coding sequence ATGTCCAAAGCAGACGTAATCGAGATTGAGGGAACCGTTGTGGAGAAGCTCCCCAACGCCATGTTCCAGGTAGAGCTGGAAAACGGCCACAAGGTGCTTGCAACCATCAGCGGAAAGCTCCGCATGAACTATATCAGAATTTTACCGGGTGACCGGGTAACACTGGAAATGTCCCCTTACGATCTCTCCAAGGGACGCATTATCTGGAGGGATAAGTAG
- the rpmJ gene encoding 50S ribosomal protein L36: MKVRSSVKPICEKCKIIKRKGSIRVICENPKHKQRQG; the protein is encoded by the coding sequence GTGAAGGTTAGATCATCGGTTAAACCAATTTGCGAAAAATGCAAGATCATCAAGAGAAAAGGCAGTATCAGAGTAATCTGTGAAAATCCAAAGCACAAACAAAGACAGGGCTGA
- the rpsM gene encoding 30S ribosomal protein S13 → MARISGVDLPREKRVEIGLTYIYGIGRASSNRILAEAGVNPDTRVKDLTDDEVKKLAAIIADTQVVEGDLRREIAMNIKRLQEIGCYRGIRHRKSLPVRGQKTKTNARTRKGPRKTVANKKK, encoded by the coding sequence ATGGCTCGTATTTCAGGTGTTGATTTACCAAGAGAAAAACGTGTCGAGATCGGTTTAACTTACATCTACGGAATCGGTAGAGCAAGTTCCAACCGCATTCTCGCAGAGGCTGGCGTGAATCCTGACACACGTGTTAAGGATTTAACAGACGACGAGGTTAAAAAGCTGGCAGCAATCATCGCTGATACTCAGGTTGTTGAGGGTGATTTAAGAAGAGAGATCGCCATGAACATCAAGAGACTTCAGGAGATCGGATGCTACAGAGGAATCCGTCACAGAAAGAGCCTTCCGGTTCGCGGTCAGAAGACAAAGACCAACGCGAGAACACGTAAGGGACCAAGGAAGACAGTAGCAAACAAGAAGAAATAA
- the rpsK gene encoding 30S ribosomal protein S11, whose amino-acid sequence MAKKVSTAKKVTKKRVKKNVERGQAHIQSSFNNTIVTLTDAQGNALSWASAGGLGFRGSRKSTPYAAQMAAETATKAALIHGLKSVDVMVKGPGSGREAAIRALQACGLEVTSIRDVTPVPHNGCRPPKRRRV is encoded by the coding sequence ATGGCTAAAAAAGTGTCAACTGCTAAGAAAGTGACAAAAAAGCGTGTAAAGAAAAACGTTGAACGCGGACAGGCGCACATCCAGTCATCTTTTAATAACACAATCGTTACTTTAACAGATGCACAGGGAAATGCTTTATCTTGGGCAAGTGCAGGCGGTCTGGGATTTAGAGGTTCAAGGAAATCTACTCCATATGCAGCACAGATGGCTGCAGAAACTGCAACAAAGGCAGCTCTTATCCATGGATTAAAATCTGTAGACGTTATGGTAAAAGGACCTGGTTCAGGCCGTGAGGCAGCAATCCGCGCCCTTCAGGCCTGCGGTCTGGAAGTAACAAGCATCAGGGACGTAACTCCGGTACCACACAACGGATGCCGTCCGCCGAAGCGCAGAAGAGTCTAA
- the rpsD gene encoding 30S ribosomal protein S4, translating into MAVNRVPVLKRCRSLDLDPIYLGIDKKSNRNSKRANKKMSEYGLQLREKQKAKFIYGVLEKPFRNYYAKASRMNGQVGTNLMIILESRLDNVLFRMGFGRTRKETRQIVDHKHVLVNGKCVNIPSYLVKAGDVIEIKEKYKSSQRYKDVLEVTAGRLVPAWLEVDQENLRGTVKELPTRDEIDVPVNEVLIVELYSK; encoded by the coding sequence ATGGCAGTAAATAGAGTTCCTGTTCTTAAAAGATGTAGATCTCTTGACCTTGATCCAATTTACTTAGGAATCGACAAGAAATCAAATAGAAATTCAAAGAGAGCTAATAAGAAGATGAGCGAGTATGGTCTCCAGTTAAGAGAGAAGCAGAAAGCAAAATTCATCTATGGTGTGTTAGAGAAACCTTTCAGAAACTACTATGCAAAGGCTTCCAGAATGAACGGACAGGTTGGTACAAACCTGATGATTATTCTGGAGTCCAGACTGGATAACGTTCTGTTCAGAATGGGATTCGGCCGCACAAGAAAAGAGACAAGACAGATCGTTGACCACAAGCACGTACTTGTAAACGGCAAGTGCGTAAACATCCCGTCCTACCTGGTAAAGGCCGGAGATGTAATCGAGATCAAAGAGAAATACAAATCTTCACAGAGATATAAAGACGTATTAGAGGTAACAGCAGGAAGACTTGTACCGGCCTGGTTAGAGGTTGATCAGGAGAACTTAAGAGGTACAGTAAAAGAGTTACCGACCAGAGACGAGATTGATGTTCCTGTAAACGAAGTGCTTATCGTCGAGTTATACTCCAAATAA
- a CDS encoding DNA-directed RNA polymerase subunit alpha, which yields MFDFEKPKIEIAEISEDKRYGKFVVEPLERGYGTTLGNSLRRIMLSSLPGAAVSQVKIDGVLHEFSSIPGVKEDVTEIIMNIKSLAIKNSSETNEPKTAYIEFEGEGVVTAADINADSDIEILNPDQVIATLSGGADSKFYMELTITKGRGYISADKNKSDDLPIGVIAVDSIYTPVERVNMSVENTRVGQVTDYDKLTLDVFTNGTLAPDEAVSLAAKVLSEHLNLFIDLSENARTAEVMVEKEDNEKEKVLEMNIDELELSVRSYNCLKRAGINTVEELCNRTPEDMMKVRNLGRKSLEEVLAKLKELGLQLNPSEE from the coding sequence GTGTTCGATTTTGAAAAACCGAAAATTGAAATTGCTGAGATTTCAGAAGACAAAAGATATGGCAAGTTTGTAGTGGAACCGCTCGAGAGAGGCTACGGCACTACATTAGGAAATTCTTTAAGAAGAATTATGCTCTCTTCTTTGCCTGGAGCAGCAGTAAGTCAGGTGAAAATCGACGGCGTTCTGCATGAGTTCAGTTCCATCCCCGGCGTGAAGGAGGATGTGACTGAGATTATCATGAACATCAAGAGTCTGGCAATCAAGAACAGCAGCGAAACAAACGAGCCTAAGACAGCGTATATCGAGTTCGAGGGCGAGGGCGTCGTGACAGCCGCTGACATCAATGCTGATTCTGACATTGAGATTTTAAATCCGGATCAGGTAATCGCCACACTGAGCGGCGGAGCTGACAGCAAGTTCTATATGGAGCTGACCATCACAAAGGGACGCGGATACATCAGCGCTGACAAGAACAAGAGCGATGATCTTCCGATCGGCGTGATTGCAGTAGATTCCATCTACACTCCGGTAGAGCGCGTGAACATGTCTGTTGAGAACACCCGTGTGGGACAGGTTACAGATTACGACAAGCTGACTCTGGACGTTTTCACAAACGGAACCCTGGCTCCGGACGAGGCAGTGAGCCTTGCAGCTAAGGTATTAAGCGAGCATCTGAACCTTTTCATTGACCTCTCCGAAAACGCCAGAACCGCTGAGGTTATGGTGGAGAAGGAAGACAATGAGAAGGAGAAGGTTCTCGAGATGAACATTGATGAACTGGAATTATCCGTCCGTTCATACAACTGTTTAAAACGCGCAGGCATCAACACTGTGGAGGAGCTGTGCAACAGAACTCCGGAGGATATGATGAAGGTGAGAAACCTGGGCCGCAAATCCCTGGAAGAGGTGCTTGCCAAGTTAAAGGAGCTGGGCTTACAGTTAAATCCGAGCGAGGAGTAA
- a CDS encoding bL17 family ribosomal protein codes for MAGYRKLGRTSSQRKALLRNQVTNLLYNGKIVTTEARAKEVKKIAEGLIALAVKEKDNYETVKVTAKVAKKDADGKRVKEVVDGKKVTVYEEVEKEIKKDKPSRLHARRQMLKVLYGVTEVPTAKAGRKKNTKSVDMAAKLFDEIAPKYANRNGGYTRIVKIGLRKGDAAMEVLLELV; via the coding sequence ATGGCAGGATATAGAAAGCTGGGAAGAACTTCCAGCCAGAGAAAAGCATTATTAAGAAACCAGGTGACAAACCTGTTATACAACGGAAAGATCGTTACAACTGAGGCAAGAGCCAAGGAAGTAAAGAAGATCGCCGAGGGCTTAATTGCACTTGCAGTTAAGGAGAAGGACAACTACGAGACTGTTAAGGTAACAGCAAAGGTTGCCAAGAAGGACGCTGACGGCAAGAGAGTGAAGGAAGTCGTTGACGGAAAGAAAGTAACTGTTTACGAGGAAGTTGAGAAGGAAATCAAGAAGGATAAGCCATCCAGACTTCACGCAAGAAGACAGATGTTAAAGGTTCTCTACGGAGTAACCGAGGTTCCGACCGCTAAGGCTGGAAGAAAGAAAAACACAAAGTCCGTAGATATGGCTGCTAAGCTGTTCGACGAGATCGCACCAAAGTATGCTAACCGCAACGGCGGATACACAAGAATCGTTAAGATCGGCCTTCGTAAGGGCGATGCAGCGATGGAAGTTCTGCTTGAGTTAGTATAA